One window from the genome of Nicotiana tomentosiformis chromosome 5, ASM39032v3, whole genome shotgun sequence encodes:
- the LOC104116694 gene encoding endoribonuclease Dicer homolog 2 isoform X1, translating into MDPTEVTVSENQQLCAVSLPFARSYQLEALETALKQNTIVYLETGSGKTLIAIMLLRSYAYLLRKPSPYIAVFLVPTVVLVAQQGDALIMHTDLKVGKYWGEMGVDYWDAATWQQQVDNHEVLVMTPAILLAALRHSFLKIEMIKVLIFDECHNARAKHPYACIMKEFYHRQLTLESAQLPRILGMTASPIKTKGSSAEFTWKMIRDLENLMNSKVYTCVSESVLAEYIPFSTPKLKIYQHVDIPCTLFVSLVSDLIRLKDKYEDSISKSSLSDLSAGSAKKRLSKLYSSFVFCLSELGVFPAFKAAEFLSSEESDFFSWGELDVCAQTIVRNFSLGASKVFSARIPSGSHWSLGGDIHANVDAGYLTSKINSLIESLLEYRDLKDLRCIIFVERIITAIVLRSLLNELLPELSGWKTEYTAGHSSMLQSQSRNVQNKIVEEFRKGVVNIIVATSILEEGLDVQSCNLVIRFDPSATVCSFIQSRGRARMQNSHFIMMVGSGDASTLTRMQNYMKSGEIMRQESLRNASIPCSPLDDELHNEPCYKVETTGAVVTLSSSVSLLYFYCSRLPSDGYYKPSPRCVIEEETETCTLHLPKNCPLQKVISVKGNTKILKQLACLEACKELHREGALTDNLVPDIVEEEAIVKELGCQIYTDEESKYFPPELVSHCANDTEAVYYCYVVDLQHDSYSNYQLRGIILAVRTRLKLDDERLIFDLDVDNGSLLVQVNYSGVVRLTSEEILRCQRFQVSLFRILLDRDLSKLQDALSAVQLPVGSAVSDYLLLPSLGSTQNPQINWECVNSVLFPSQVLGDKHIDCCSTQGRKRSVNIKTGVVCSCMLENSLVCTPHNGYVYCITGFLDNLDCNSLLEQRTGESITYKEYYKKRHGINLCFEGEPLLRGKRIFKVHNYLQRCRSQKAKDSTDSSVELPPELCSIIMSPISISTLYTYSYVPSVMHRIESLVMASNLKRMHSDQCTQNIFIPTAKVLEAITTKKCVEKFHLESLETLGDSFLKYAASIQLFKTYENHHEGLLTVKKNKIISNAALCKLGCARKIPGFIRNEPFDLKGWLIPGDNSQVRNFDEEVLMPSVKMYSRGRQKIKSKRVADVVEALIGAFLSSGGEVAALSFMKWLGIDIDFVAAPTLRHFPMNAEKLVNIRYLESLLDYKFHDPSLLVEALTHGSYMLPEIPRCYQRLEFLGDAVLDYAVTAHLYFKYPGLSPGLITDLRSASVNNECYAQAAVKAGLHKHILHASQDLQRQMVNTVLNFEKLDPVSTFGWESETTFPKVLGDVIESLAGAIFVDSGFNKDVVFQSIRTLLEPLITPDTVKLHPVRELSELCDQKGYIKKKNVVSRENGVAYITVEVEADGVSHKFTCSERDKKMAEKVACKNVLKLLKECASDA; encoded by the exons ATGGATCCAACTGAAGTTACAGTCTCTGAAAACCAACAGCTCTGCGCTGTCTCTCTGCCTTTTGCAAGAAG TTATCAGTTAGAGGCATTGGAGACGGCATTAAAGCAGAACACTATTGTTTATTTGGAGACTGGTTCGGGAAAGACCCTTATCGCTATTATGCTTCTGAGAAGCTATGCTTACCTTCTTCGAAAGCCGTCTCCCTACATAGCTGTTTTCTTGGTCCCGACTGTTGTTTTGGTGGCTCAG CAAGGAGATGCTCTCATTATGCATACTGACTTGAAAGTGGGCAAGTATTGGGGAGAAATGGGTGTCGATTATTGGGATGCTGCTACATGGCAACAACAGGTGGACAATCATGAG GTGCTGGTAATGACACCCGCAATACTACTTGCTGCTTTGAGGCATAGCTTCTTAAAAATTGAAATGATCAAAGTTCTAATATTTGATGAATGTCACAATGCACGAGCCAAACACCCTTATGCCTGCATAATGAAG GAATTTTATCATCGTCAATTAACCCTCGAAAGTGCACAACTTCCGAGAATATTGGGAATGACTGCTTCCCCTATAAAGACTAAAG GTTCTAGCGCGGAATTTACTTGGAAAATGATTCGTGACCTCGAGAACCTTATGAATTCCAAG GTATACACGTGTGTCAGTGAATCTGTTTTGGCCGAGTATATCCCATTCTCAACTCCAAAGCTGAAGATATATCAACATGTGGATATTCCGTGCACATTGTTTGTTAGTTTAGTTTCTGACCTGATAAGGTTGAAAGACAAG TATGAAGATTCGATTTCAAAATCGAGCCTATCTGATTTAAGTGCTGGTTCTGCAAAAAAAAGATTGTCAAAACTATATTCGTCCTTCGTATTTTGTTTGAGTGAGCTGGGTGTTTTTCCGGCTTTCAAG GCAGCCGAGTTCTTGTCCTCTGAAGAAAGCGACTTCTTTTCATGGGGAGAATTAGATGTTTGTGCTCAAACGATTGTTAGAAATTTCAGTTTGGGTGCATCTAAGGTCTTCTCGGCTCGCATACCATCTG GTTCACATTGGTCACTTGGTGGTGATATTCATGCAAATGTTGATGCTGGATATTTGACATCCAAAATTAATAGTCTTATAGAGTCTCTTCTTGAGTACAG AGACCTGAAGGATTTGAGATGCATCATATTTGTTGAGAGAATCATTACAGCTATTGTTCTTCGGTCTTTGTTAAATGAGTTGCTTCCGGAATTAAGTGGTTGGAAAACCGAGTACACTGCAGGACATAGTTCTATGCTGCAGTCACAGAGCAGAAATGTTCAAAATAAAATTGTTGAAGAATTTCGCAAGGGTGTG GTCAACATTATTGTAGCGACTTCTATTCTTGAAGAGGGTTTGGATGTTCAAAGTTGCAACCTTGTCATTCGATTTGATCCCTCAGCAACCGTTTGTAGCTTTATACAGTCTCGTGGTCGAGCTCGAATGCAGAACTCACACTTTATTATGATGGTTGGGAG CGGGGATGCTTCAACTCTCACTCGCATGCAAAATTATATGAAAAGTGGGGAGATCATGCGGCAAGAATCATTACGCAATGCTTCTATTCCGTGTTCACCTCTTGATGATGAATTGCACAATGAACCTTGCTATAAAGTTGAAACAACTGGAGCAGTTGTCACCCTCAGTTCTAGCGTGTCATTGTTATACTTCTATTGCTCAAGGCTACCTTCGGATGG GTACTATAAACCCAGTCCTAGGTGTGTTATTGAGGAGGAAACAGAAACCTGCACCCTACATCTTCCCAAAAATTGCCCACTGCAAAAAGTTATTAGTGTGAAAGGGAATACCAAAATATTGAAGCAACTTGCTTGCCTTGAAGCTTGTAAAGAACTTCATCGTGAGGGTGCATTGACCGACAATCTTGTTCCTGATATCGTGGAGGAAGAAGCCATCGTCAAAGAATTGG GATGTCAAATCTATACTGATGAAGAATCAAAGTACTTTCCACCAGAATTGGTTAGTCATTGTGCCAATGATACAGAAGCAGTGTACTACTGCTACGTAGTTGATTTGCAACATGACTCTTACAGCAATTACCAGCTTCGTGGGATAATACTTGCTGTTAGGACAAGGCTCAAGTTAGACGATGAAAGATTGATTTTTGACTTGGATGTTGATAATGGAAGCTTGCTAGTTCAAGTAAATTATAGTGGAGTTGTTAGGCTTACGTCTGAAGAG ATTTTACGATGTCAGAGGTTTCAAGTCAGTCTATTCAGAATTCTTCTTGACCGCGATCTGAGTAAGCTGCAGGACGCTTTGTCTGCAGTTCAACTGCCTGTTGGTTCTGCAGTTTCTGATTATCTTTTGCTTCCATCTTTGGGTTCAACTCAAAACCCTCAAATAAATTGGGAATGTGTGAATTCTGTGCTGTTTCCTTCTCAAGTTCTTGGGGATAAGCATATTGATTGTTGTTCTACACAAGGTCGCAAACGCAGTGTGAACATCAAAACTGGGGTGGTATGCAGCTGCATGTTGGAGAACTCATTGGTCTGTACGCCTCATAATGGCTATGTGTACTGCATTACCGGTTTTTTGGATAATTTAGATTGCAACTCATTGCTGGAACAGAGAACTGGAGAATCCATTACCTACAAAGAATACTACAAAAAGCG GCATGGGATCAACTTATGCTTTGAAGGAGAACCACTTCTTAGGGGGAAACGCATTTTCAAAGTGCACAATTACCTTCAAAGATGCAGAAGTCAGAAGGCTAAAG ATTCAACTGATTCATCTGTTGAATTGCCCCCTGAACTTTGTTCCATCATCATGTCACCTATCTCTATTTCTACCCTTTATACCTATTCATATGTTCCTTCGGTCATGCATCGGATTGAGTCATTGGTTATGGCCTCAAACTTGAAAAGGATGCACTCGGATCAGTGCACGCAAAACATTTTTATTCCAACCGCTAAG GTTCTGGAGGCAATTACTACAAAGAAATGCGTTGAAAAGTTTCATTTGGAATCACTTGAGACACTTGGAGACTCTTTTCTCAAATATGCTGCGAGTATACAGCTGTTCAAGACTTATGAAAATCATCACGAGGGTCTACTCACTGttaagaaaaacaaaattatttCCAATGCTGCATTGTGCAAGCTTGGATGTGCTCGTAAAATACCG GGATTTATTCGTAATGAGCCATTCGATCTTAAAGGATGGCTCATTCCTGGTGATAATTCTCAAGTTCGCAATTTCGATGAAGAAGTGCTGATGCCTTCTGTAAAAATGTATAGTAGGGGAAGGCAGAAGATTAAAAGTAAGAGAGTAGCTGATGTTGTTGAAGCACTGATAGGTGCCTTTCTCAGCTCAGGTGGTGAAGTAGCGGCTTTGTCATTTATGAAATGGCTTGGGATCGACATTGATTTTGTAGCTGCACCTACGCTGAGGCACTTCCCCATGAATGCTGAGAAGCTAGTTAATATTCGATACTTGGAATCACTGCTAGATTACAAGTTCCATGATCCTTCTCTGCTTGTTGAAGCTCTAACTCACGGATCTTACATGCTACCTGAGATTCCACGATGCTATCAG CGCTTGGAATTTCTTGGAGATGCAGTGCTAGATTATGCTGTCACAGCGCATCTCTATTTCAAATATCCGGGACTGTCTCCAGGACTCATTACTGATTTGAGGTCTGCCTCCGTAAATAATGAATGCTACGCTCAGGCTGCTGTTAAGGCTGGCCTACACAAGCACATTCTTCATGCTTCACAAGATCTGCAGAGACAGATGGTTAATACTGTTCTGAATTTTGAGAAATTGGATCCCGTGTCCACGTTCGGATGGGAGTCCGAAACTACTTTTCCAAAG